A window of Paremcibacter congregatus contains these coding sequences:
- the rpsK gene encoding 30S ribosomal protein S11, with protein sequence MADNKTVKRRERKNITNGVAHVNSTFNNTIITITDAQGNAISWSTAGAMGFKGSRKSTPYAAQMAAEDAGKKAQEHGMKTLEVEVKGPGSGRESALRALQSIGFTISTIRDVTPIPHNGCRPPKRRRV encoded by the coding sequence ATGGCTGACAATAAAACAGTGAAGCGCCGCGAGCGCAAGAATATCACGAATGGGGTTGCCCACGTGAATTCCACATTCAACAATACCATTATCACCATTACAGATGCGCAGGGAAATGCGATTTCCTGGTCAACTGCTGGTGCGATGGGCTTTAAAGGCTCCCGTAAGTCTACGCCATATGCGGCGCAGATGGCGGCGGAAGATGCTGGTAAGAAAGCCCAGGAACATGGCATGAAAACGCTTGAAGTTGAAGTCAAGGGACCTGGGTCAGGGCGCGAATCAGCGCTGCGGGCATTGCAGTCCATTGGCTTTACCATTTCGACCATTCGCGATGTGACGCCGATTCCCCATAACGGGTGTCGTCCGCCGAAACGTCGTCGCGTTTAA
- a CDS encoding cold-shock protein yields MANGTVKFFNATKGYGFIQPEDGGKDVFVHISAVEAAGLSGLADDQKVSYELEEDRRGRSSAGNLSLM; encoded by the coding sequence ATGGCTAACGGTACTGTTAAATTTTTCAACGCCACTAAAGGTTATGGCTTTATTCAACCTGAAGACGGCGGAAAAGACGTTTTTGTTCATATTTCTGCAGTAGAAGCAGCGGGCCTCAGCGGTCTTGCTGATGACCAAAAAGTTTCCTACGAACTCGAAGAAGACCGTCGCGGTCGTTCTTCTGCAGGAAACCTGTCCCTGATGTAA
- a CDS encoding hydroxyacid dehydrogenase — translation MAKMKIVFFETEKWECDILQHLCGEAEIAFCEKRLDARSAAVYLDADVISTFVHSTLDRETLDPFSRLKFITTRSTGVDHIDLEYCRTKAIPVSNVPTYGGTTVAEHVFALLLAISHHIPEAINRTRRGDFSQAGLRGFDLQNKTLGVIGTGHIGKRVAEIARGFRMEVMAYDPAPDEVFARQAGLSYVDWQTLLTQSDCITLHVPGGVGTRHMISGEAFSRMKKGVILINTARGSVVDVKALLRALAEGRVAAAGLDVLPEEPSIREEAELLRSFFSQEHDLETLLADHLLLRMRNVIITPHSAFNTTEAVEKILRTTAGNIQGFLHGKLQNVVT, via the coding sequence ATGGCGAAAATGAAGATCGTTTTTTTTGAAACGGAAAAATGGGAATGCGATATCCTGCAGCATCTGTGCGGCGAAGCAGAGATTGCTTTTTGTGAAAAGCGGCTTGATGCGCGAAGCGCTGCGGTGTATCTGGATGCCGATGTTATTTCGACTTTTGTGCATTCGACGCTAGATCGTGAAACACTGGATCCCTTTTCCCGGCTGAAATTTATTACGACTCGGTCGACGGGGGTTGACCATATTGATCTTGAGTATTGCCGGACAAAGGCAATTCCGGTCAGCAATGTACCGACATACGGCGGAACCACTGTGGCGGAACATGTTTTCGCTTTGCTGCTGGCGATCAGTCACCATATTCCAGAGGCCATTAACCGCACCCGGCGCGGCGACTTTTCCCAGGCGGGTTTGCGGGGGTTCGATCTGCAGAATAAAACCCTCGGGGTGATCGGAACCGGGCATATCGGGAAACGGGTCGCGGAAATCGCCCGCGGTTTCCGTATGGAGGTTATGGCCTATGATCCTGCCCCGGACGAGGTCTTTGCCCGGCAGGCCGGTTTATCTTATGTGGACTGGCAGACCCTGCTGACGCAATCGGATTGCATCACCCTGCATGTGCCGGGCGGGGTGGGGACACGGCATATGATTTCCGGGGAAGCCTTCTCCCGGATGAAAAAGGGGGTTATTCTGATCAATACGGCCCGGGGGTCGGTGGTCGATGTGAAAGCGCTGCTGCGGGCGCTGGCCGAGGGCAGGGTGGCTGCCGCCGGCCTGGACGTCTTGCCGGAAGAGCCCTCTATACGCGAAGAGGCGGAGCTTTTGAGGTCTTTTTTCAGTCAGGAGCATGATCTGGAAACCTTGCTGGCGGATCATCTTCTGCTGCGCATGAGAAATGTGATCATCACCCCGCACAGCGCGTTCAATACCACGGAAGCGGTCGAAAAGATCCTGCGCACGACGGCGGGCAATATTCAGGGCTTTCTGCACGGAAAGCTGCAAAATGTCGTGACGTAA
- a CDS encoding DNA-directed RNA polymerase subunit alpha, with protein MIQKNWQELIKPTTLDIKQEGEERRKATIVAEPLERGYGMTLGNSLRRVLLSSLQGAAVTSIHVDNVLHEFSSIPGVREDVTDVVLNVKKIAVEMEGEDKKRLTLQATGPGEVTAGQISEVADVTIHNPDLIICTLDDGAELRMELIVETGKGYVAAVNNRPDDAPIGLIPVDSLFSPVSKVSYRVENTREGQILDYDKLIMTIETDGTVTPEDALAFSARILQDQLQTFVNFDEPEAAASEKESDEPDFNRNLLRRVDELELSVRSANCLKNDNIVYIGDLVRKTEAEMLRTPNFGRKSLNEIKEVLSTMGLRLGMDNPGWPPENIDELVKKMEQEF; from the coding sequence GTGATCCAAAAGAATTGGCAGGAACTTATTAAGCCAACTACGCTTGACATCAAACAAGAAGGTGAAGAGCGCAGAAAGGCGACTATCGTTGCAGAACCGCTGGAGCGCGGCTATGGCATGACTTTGGGCAATTCATTGCGCCGGGTATTGCTGTCGTCCCTGCAGGGTGCGGCTGTGACGTCCATTCATGTGGATAACGTACTGCATGAATTCTCTTCCATTCCAGGAGTTCGGGAAGACGTTACCGACGTGGTCCTGAATGTGAAAAAGATCGCGGTTGAAATGGAAGGCGAAGACAAGAAACGCCTGACGCTTCAAGCCACGGGCCCTGGCGAAGTTACCGCCGGCCAGATCAGCGAAGTTGCGGATGTCACCATTCACAATCCGGACCTGATCATCTGTACATTGGATGACGGCGCCGAATTGCGCATGGAACTGATCGTTGAAACCGGTAAAGGTTATGTGGCTGCGGTCAACAACCGTCCGGATGATGCGCCGATTGGCCTGATCCCGGTGGACAGCCTGTTCAGCCCGGTCAGCAAAGTCAGCTATCGCGTGGAAAATACCCGCGAAGGTCAGATCCTTGACTATGACAAACTGATCATGACCATTGAAACAGACGGCACGGTTACACCGGAAGATGCCTTGGCCTTTTCCGCACGTATTCTGCAGGACCAGCTTCAGACCTTCGTCAACTTCGACGAGCCGGAAGCCGCCGCGTCTGAAAAAGAATCTGATGAGCCTGACTTCAACCGCAACCTGTTGCGTCGCGTTGATGAGCTGGAATTGTCTGTTCGTTCAGCAAACTGCCTGAAGAACGACAACATTGTTTACATCGGTGACCTGGTTCGGAAGACCGAAGCTGAAATGCTGCGCACGCCGAACTTTGGCCGTAAGTCCCTGAATGAAATTAAAGAGGTTCTTTCGACCATGGGCTTACGTCTTGGAATGGATAATCCGGGATGGCCGCCTGAAAATATTGACGAACTCGTCAAGAAAATGGAACAAGAATTCTAA
- the rpsM gene encoding 30S ribosomal protein S13 → MARIAGVNLPTGKRVEIALTYIHGIGPAISKEICEKVGIDSVTRVNQLSDAQVIQIRETIDSDCMVEGDLRRDTAMNIKRLMDLGSYRGLRHRKKLPVRGQRTSTNARTRKGKAVAIAGKKK, encoded by the coding sequence GTGGCACGTATAGCTGGCGTGAACTTACCCACCGGGAAACGGGTGGAGATTGCATTGACTTATATCCATGGGATTGGTCCTGCAATATCGAAAGAGATTTGTGAGAAGGTTGGTATTGATTCGGTTACCCGGGTGAACCAGCTGAGTGATGCGCAGGTCATCCAAATCCGCGAAACAATCGATAGTGATTGTATGGTGGAAGGTGATCTTCGTCGTGACACTGCGATGAACATCAAACGGCTGATGGACCTTGGGTCCTATCGCGGTTTGCGTCATCGTAAGAAATTGCCTGTACGAGGCCAGCGGACAAGCACGAATGCCCGCACCCGTAAAGGTAAAGCTGTTGCCATCGCTGGTAAGAAGAAATAA
- a CDS encoding pyridoxal-dependent decarboxylase, whose translation MFTDPSEHRTDHAVCAFTLSDNQISPDVSETLDISHDMTDQDIRDLRPALPVPLLMPDVVQQKTTDFVRHFTGHVMYAVKCNPDHVFLDAIYQAGVRHFDVASIGEIRRISARFPDAVQYFMHPIKAPEAIREAYINHGVRAYVLDYDGELKKIRHETNDAPDLELIVRLAIPKETEQRDVATDFSSKFGAQFDQAVNLLKACRPHCAILGVSFHVGTQCQDPDRYAQAVAYAARVIEESGVVVETLDVGGGFPADLESATPLPPVQAFTQSIADAVSANGLNHMHLLCEVGRGLVAGGGALIVRVEGRKEDLLYLNDGTYGGLFEAGGAIGLPYPAHLIRREERAFQGQIRAFRFAGPTCDSVDMMQGPFMLPEDVQVGDWIRLDQLGAYGEVSRTDFNGFGAVQKIILRPQNAAPAEADKTAVHA comes from the coding sequence ATGTTCACCGATCCATCTGAGCACCGCACAGATCATGCCGTCTGCGCCTTCACCCTTTCCGACAACCAGATCTCACCGGATGTCAGCGAGACACTTGATATCAGTCACGATATGACAGATCAGGACATCCGCGACCTGCGGCCGGCGCTGCCGGTGCCTTTGCTGATGCCTGATGTGGTGCAGCAAAAGACCACAGATTTCGTTCGGCATTTCACCGGACACGTGATGTATGCGGTGAAATGCAATCCCGACCATGTTTTTCTCGACGCCATTTATCAGGCGGGCGTGCGCCATTTTGATGTGGCTTCTATCGGTGAAATCCGCCGGATCAGCGCCCGTTTCCCCGATGCTGTCCAATATTTCATGCATCCGATCAAAGCGCCGGAAGCCATTCGTGAAGCCTATATCAATCACGGGGTACGGGCGTATGTACTTGATTATGACGGTGAACTGAAAAAGATCCGCCATGAAACCAATGACGCCCCTGATCTGGAACTGATTGTCCGGCTGGCGATCCCGAAGGAAACAGAACAGCGTGACGTGGCCACCGACTTTTCCAGCAAGTTCGGGGCGCAATTTGATCAGGCTGTCAATCTTCTGAAAGCCTGCCGTCCTCATTGCGCCATCCTGGGCGTCAGCTTTCATGTCGGTACCCAGTGCCAGGACCCGGACCGTTACGCCCAGGCCGTCGCCTATGCCGCCCGGGTGATTGAAGAAAGCGGCGTTGTCGTCGAAACCCTTGATGTTGGCGGAGGTTTTCCGGCCGATCTGGAGAGCGCCACACCATTGCCCCCCGTACAGGCCTTTACCCAAAGCATCGCCGATGCGGTGTCGGCAAACGGCTTGAATCACATGCATCTGCTGTGTGAAGTTGGCCGCGGCCTTGTCGCCGGGGGCGGGGCCCTGATCGTGCGTGTCGAAGGCCGTAAAGAAGACCTGCTGTATTTGAACGACGGCACCTACGGCGGCCTTTTCGAAGCCGGTGGCGCCATCGGCCTGCCTTACCCCGCGCATTTGATACGCCGGGAAGAACGGGCATTTCAGGGACAAATCCGGGCCTTCCGGTTTGCCGGTCCCACCTGTGATTCAGTTGATATGATGCAGGGTCCTTTTATGTTGCCGGAAGATGTGCAGGTCGGTGACTGGATCAGGCTTGATCAGCTCGGGGCGTATGGTGAAGTCTCCCGCACTGATTTTAACGGTTTCGGCGCCGTCCAGAAAATCATTTTGCGGCCCCAAAACGCCGCACCGGCAGAAGCCGACAAAACAGCGGTCCACGCCTGA
- a CDS encoding TadE/TadG family type IV pilus assembly protein, producing MFTLPFKKLKKDTSGATMIEFAFAGPVLLLLTFGFFEFCRALFIQGVLNYSAEQATRYAMVNFEQNNVDQNYLDSVAIQIKNHARDSFILIDENKITDFDVTVAVNPGDMTKTVSIAIDYNYSMIMPLVPQSTFTLTGKSESFLIQ from the coding sequence ATGTTTACTCTCCCCTTTAAAAAGCTGAAAAAGGATACGTCCGGCGCCACCATGATTGAGTTCGCGTTTGCCGGTCCCGTACTTCTGTTGCTCACATTTGGGTTCTTTGAATTCTGTCGGGCGCTTTTTATTCAGGGCGTGCTCAATTATTCCGCCGAACAGGCCACCCGCTACGCCATGGTCAATTTCGAACAAAATAACGTGGATCAGAATTATCTCGACAGCGTGGCGATCCAGATTAAGAACCATGCCCGGGACAGTTTCATTCTTATCGACGAAAACAAGATCACTGACTTCGACGTCACGGTCGCCGTCAATCCAGGCGACATGACAAAGACCGTCAGCATCGCCATTGATTATAACTATTCAATGATCATGCCTCTGGTGCCGCAATCCACCTTCACCCTGACGGGAAAATCCGAGTCCTTTCTAATTCAGTAA
- the secY gene encoding preprotein translocase subunit SecY, giving the protein MASAAEQLAANLNFSAFSKATELKKRIWFTLFALVAYRLGTYVPLPGINPIELARMFEQNQSGILGMLDLFNGGAIQRMSVFALGIMPYISASIIMQLMTSISPRIGELKKEGEAGRQKINQYTRYGTVILTIVQGYAIATSMQSGGIALDDGGVFFIATTVITLLGGTLLLMWMGEQITARGVGNGISLIIFAGIVAQLPSAIVGTLELSAKGQLGGPLVIVGLLIMVAAVIGFIVFMERAQRRLLIQYPKRQTATGASKGEQSHMPMKLNTAGVIPPIFASSLLLMPMTVAGFAADGGPEWMTTVTTLLGPGQPLYMALYAAGIIFFCFFYTAIQFNPEETADNLKKYGGFIPGIRPGKNTANYLDFVLTRLTFVGALYLTLVCLLPEVLRAKYAIPFYFGGTSLLIVVSVTMDTVAQIHSHLMAHQYEGLMKKSKIRGKGRKRR; this is encoded by the coding sequence ATGGCATCAGCAGCTGAACAACTTGCAGCAAATCTGAATTTCAGTGCTTTCTCCAAGGCGACGGAACTGAAAAAGCGCATCTGGTTTACCCTGTTTGCCCTTGTTGCCTATCGGCTGGGGACGTATGTGCCTCTGCCGGGCATTAACCCGATTGAACTCGCGCGGATGTTCGAGCAAAATCAATCCGGCATCCTCGGCATGCTCGATCTGTTCAATGGCGGCGCCATTCAGCGGATGAGTGTTTTTGCCCTTGGTATTATGCCTTATATTTCGGCCTCCATCATCATGCAGTTGATGACTTCCATTTCACCGCGCATTGGCGAGCTGAAAAAAGAAGGTGAGGCAGGCCGTCAGAAAATCAATCAATATACCCGTTACGGCACCGTGATTCTGACCATTGTTCAGGGGTACGCGATTGCGACCAGCATGCAGTCCGGCGGTATCGCCCTTGATGATGGCGGCGTGTTCTTTATTGCGACGACCGTGATTACATTGCTCGGCGGGACTTTGCTGCTGATGTGGATGGGCGAACAGATTACAGCCCGCGGGGTAGGGAACGGGATTTCCCTGATCATCTTCGCTGGTATCGTGGCCCAGTTGCCGTCTGCCATCGTCGGAACGCTTGAACTGAGTGCCAAAGGCCAGCTCGGCGGGCCTCTGGTGATTGTGGGCCTCCTGATTATGGTAGCCGCCGTGATTGGCTTTATCGTCTTTATGGAGCGCGCCCAGCGTCGTCTCCTGATCCAGTATCCGAAACGTCAGACCGCGACCGGCGCCTCCAAGGGCGAACAGTCCCATATGCCGATGAAGCTGAACACCGCCGGGGTTATCCCGCCGATCTTCGCGTCTTCTTTGCTGCTGATGCCGATGACAGTTGCCGGCTTTGCCGCTGACGGCGGACCGGAGTGGATGACAACGGTCACGACCCTGCTTGGACCTGGGCAGCCGCTGTATATGGCGTTGTATGCGGCCGGTATTATCTTTTTCTGTTTCTTCTATACGGCTATTCAGTTCAACCCGGAAGAGACAGCGGACAACCTGAAAAAATACGGTGGCTTTATTCCCGGGATCCGTCCGGGCAAGAATACAGCCAACTATCTTGATTTTGTTTTGACACGCTTGACGTTTGTCGGGGCACTTTACCTGACCCTCGTGTGTCTGTTGCCTGAAGTCCTGCGCGCCAAATATGCCATTCCGTTTTACTTTGGCGGAACCTCGCTTTTGATCGTGGTCAGTGTGACCATGGATACGGTCGCCCAGATTCACAGTCACCTGATGGCCCATCAATATGAAGGCCTGATGAAGAAATCGAAGATCCGCGGCAAAGGGAGAAAACGCAGATGA
- the fbaA gene encoding class II fructose-bisphosphate aldolase produces the protein MALKPGVVSGEDYITLVNACKEGGYALAAVNCVGTDSVNAVMEAAAKNKSDIIIQLSNGGAQFYAGQGMSDGFQAKVLGAVSAAQHVHLLAEHYGICVVLHTDHANRKLVPWVDALIDHSESHYKATGRPLYTSHMLDLSEESIDDNLSECARMLKRMAPLDMSLEIELGITGGEEDGVGHEIEEGADSSHLYTQPEDVLQAYDLLSPLGHFSVAASFGNVHGVYKPGNVKLRPEILRNSQALVQETHATAANPLNLVFHGGSGSEKAKIAEALTYGVFKMNIDTDTQFAFAESVGKYVMDNARAFKYQIDPEDGTPYKKQYDPRKWLRAGEEGFIARLDEAIADLGSAGKSLAQ, from the coding sequence ATGGCTCTCAAACCTGGCGTCGTGAGCGGCGAAGACTATATCACACTTGTGAATGCCTGTAAGGAAGGCGGCTACGCCCTGGCGGCGGTGAACTGCGTGGGAACTGATTCCGTCAATGCGGTGATGGAAGCCGCGGCCAAGAATAAAAGCGATATCATCATTCAGCTGTCCAATGGCGGCGCGCAATTCTATGCCGGGCAGGGTATGTCGGACGGTTTTCAGGCAAAAGTCCTGGGCGCGGTATCCGCGGCGCAGCATGTGCATCTGCTGGCCGAGCATTACGGCATTTGCGTCGTCCTGCATACGGATCATGCGAATCGCAAGTTGGTGCCATGGGTAGACGCCCTGATTGACCATTCCGAAAGCCATTACAAGGCGACAGGCCGGCCGCTCTATACGTCTCATATGCTGGACCTGTCGGAAGAGAGCATTGACGATAATCTGTCTGAATGTGCGCGGATGCTGAAACGCATGGCGCCTCTGGATATGAGCCTGGAGATTGAACTGGGCATTACCGGTGGCGAAGAAGACGGTGTGGGCCATGAAATCGAGGAAGGGGCGGACAGCTCCCATCTTTATACCCAGCCAGAAGATGTGTTGCAGGCCTATGACCTGCTGTCGCCGCTGGGCCATTTCTCTGTCGCAGCGTCTTTTGGCAATGTACACGGAGTGTATAAGCCGGGCAATGTCAAGCTGCGGCCTGAAATCCTGCGCAACAGCCAGGCGCTGGTGCAGGAAACCCACGCCACAGCTGCGAATCCCCTGAACCTGGTGTTCCATGGGGGGTCCGGTTCCGAAAAAGCCAAGATTGCAGAAGCCCTGACATATGGTGTTTTCAAGATGAACATTGATACGGACACCCAGTTTGCCTTCGCCGAATCTGTCGGTAAATATGTTATGGACAACGCCCGGGCCTTTAAATACCAGATCGACCCGGAAGACGGCACCCCCTACAAGAAGCAATATGACCCTCGTAAATGGCTGCGCGCAGGCGAGGAAGGCTTCATTGCCCGGCTTGATGAGGCAATTGCCGATTTGGGCTCTGCAGGCAAGTCTTTGGCCCAGTAA
- the rplQ gene encoding 50S ribosomal protein L17, with product MRHRRAGRKLNKTSSHRKAMFSNMASALLKHEQIVTTLPKAKELRPIVERLITLGKRGSLHARRQALSKLPASDKEIVQKLFDVLAERYKERNGGYTRVLKAGFRHGDAAPVAVIELVDRDVDAKGKDSGPVQEIVADETEAA from the coding sequence ATGCGCCATCGCAGAGCTGGGCGTAAGCTAAATAAAACAAGTTCACATCGTAAAGCGATGTTTTCAAACATGGCGAGTGCTCTTTTGAAGCATGAGCAGATTGTAACCACTTTGCCAAAAGCCAAAGAACTGCGCCCGATCGTTGAGCGTCTGATCACTTTGGGCAAACGCGGTTCCTTGCATGCCCGTCGTCAGGCTCTCTCCAAATTGCCGGCGTCTGACAAGGAAATCGTACAGAAATTGTTCGATGTTCTGGCGGAACGTTATAAGGAACGTAACGGCGGTTACACCCGTGTTCTTAAAGCTGGCTTCCGTCATGGTGACGCGGCGCCGGTTGCTGTGATCGAACTGGTCGATCGTGATGTTGATGCCAAAGGCAAAGACAGCGGTCCGGTACAGGAAATCGTTGCAGACGAAACCGAAGCCGCCTAA
- a CDS encoding TadE/TadG family type IV pilus assembly protein, with protein MAQILKTFFLKLRASTAGSSLVELAMIMPILLLILVGTLDMGSMFMRKMELSNAAKAGIQYAMVRKPVQGDLTNIRNAVRSSLGTSMTPGTEVAVELYCICNNVKQLCTTDCTDENVSAFVNIEVKEDYTTPYFNYDWFISHFPIRESATIKLN; from the coding sequence ATGGCACAGATACTCAAAACATTTTTCCTTAAACTGCGCGCCTCGACTGCGGGCTCCTCTCTGGTCGAACTGGCGATGATCATGCCTATCCTGCTGCTGATTCTGGTCGGCACCCTGGATATGGGGTCCATGTTCATGCGCAAAATGGAACTTTCCAACGCCGCCAAGGCCGGCATACAATACGCCATGGTCCGCAAACCGGTTCAGGGCGACCTGACCAACATCAGAAACGCCGTCCGCAGTTCTCTCGGCACCTCTATGACACCCGGCACGGAAGTGGCCGTGGAACTCTACTGCATCTGTAATAATGTGAAGCAGCTTTGCACCACCGACTGTACAGATGAAAATGTCAGCGCCTTCGTAAATATCGAGGTTAAGGAAGACTATACCACCCCTTATTTCAATTACGACTGGTTCATATCGCATTTCCCGATCAGGGAATCCGCGACCATCAAGTTAAACTAG
- a CDS encoding pilus assembly protein TadG-related protein produces MANIVQKYLLQQLGRLKKSTSGAALVYFAILVPLIAGFAGLGFDATMWFMQKRQMQTAADSSALAAAYALSKDQTDQEIILAATKDAEANNFTTGNGNSLSLTTPPVTGGYAGQSNYVMVKLNHPAELVFTKMLDIKDIEIRTTATAGILKVGEHCILALDETMDKALEFSGTSDVDINCGVASNSNSTESIYLNGTATLSANPSAQAYGDIYQGTNATLNTPNPIQPLSQRAIDPYGPEGRDLEVPTLPSICINTGSLQIKLGDPDPLPGRYCGDMTFNANADTTLAPGVYIIDGGDLTIRGGATLSGTGVTFVLTAADPDDIGTVDIGGGATIDLTAPNHGDYAGIVFFQDPRALYTEGDNKFLGGPAMNIKGAVYFPGQELRFSGGSSTSSGCLQLLGRKVTFTGNSKLYNDQSDCAFLGIEKISRTLVTMVE; encoded by the coding sequence ATGGCGAACATCGTCCAAAAATACCTTTTGCAGCAGCTCGGCCGATTAAAAAAATCGACTTCTGGCGCGGCGCTGGTTTACTTTGCGATCCTGGTTCCTTTAATCGCCGGATTTGCCGGCTTGGGATTTGATGCGACAATGTGGTTTATGCAAAAACGCCAAATGCAGACCGCAGCTGATTCCTCGGCTCTGGCCGCGGCTTACGCCTTATCTAAAGACCAGACCGATCAGGAGATTATCCTGGCAGCCACAAAAGACGCCGAAGCCAATAATTTCACCACCGGCAACGGCAACAGCCTGTCATTGACCACTCCACCCGTCACCGGGGGATATGCCGGCCAGTCAAACTATGTCATGGTCAAGTTAAACCACCCTGCGGAACTGGTGTTCACCAAGATGCTCGATATAAAGGACATCGAGATCAGAACAACGGCCACGGCCGGTATTCTGAAAGTAGGCGAGCATTGCATTCTCGCACTGGATGAAACCATGGACAAGGCGCTGGAATTCTCCGGGACCTCTGACGTGGACATCAATTGTGGTGTTGCCTCCAATTCCAACAGCACTGAATCCATCTACCTTAATGGCACCGCCACATTATCCGCCAACCCTTCGGCCCAGGCCTACGGCGATATTTATCAGGGCACGAACGCCACACTGAACACCCCGAACCCAATTCAGCCCCTGTCACAACGGGCCATCGATCCTTATGGCCCGGAAGGACGCGACCTTGAGGTACCGACATTGCCGTCCATCTGTATCAATACCGGAAGCCTTCAGATCAAATTAGGCGATCCCGATCCGCTTCCTGGCCGTTATTGCGGTGATATGACCTTCAATGCCAATGCAGACACCACACTGGCGCCCGGTGTTTATATTATTGATGGTGGGGACCTGACCATCCGGGGCGGCGCCACACTGAGCGGCACGGGCGTCACCTTCGTTCTGACCGCCGCCGATCCCGATGATATCGGGACAGTCGACATCGGAGGTGGAGCGACAATTGACCTGACAGCGCCAAACCATGGCGATTATGCCGGCATCGTTTTCTTTCAGGACCCCCGCGCGCTCTACACAGAAGGCGATAACAAGTTTCTCGGTGGCCCCGCGATGAACATCAAGGGTGCCGTTTATTTCCCTGGTCAGGAATTGCGGTTCAGCGGCGGATCAAGCACCTCTTCCGGGTGCCTGCAACTGCTTGGCCGCAAGGTCACCTTTACCGGAAACTCGAAACTCTACAACGATCAGTCCGATTGCGCTTTTCTCGGGATCGAGAAAATTTCAAGAACCCTGGTAACCATGGTGGAATAG
- a CDS encoding adenylate kinase has protein sequence MIVVLLGPPGAGKGTQAVRLMKNQGLVQLSTGDMLRAAVANQTEIGKKAKEFMDAGKLVTDEIVIGIIADRIEEDDCKGGFLLDGFPRTVAQAEALDKLLAEKDLKVDAVIEMKVNDESLVDRITGRYTCSSCNQGYHDTNLKPQVAGVCDSCGSTNFTRRADDNRETVVSRLATYHAQTAPLLPYYAEKGVLKTIDGMADINDVTNQINDVLTNL, from the coding sequence ATGATTGTTGTACTATTGGGCCCTCCCGGGGCAGGCAAGGGAACGCAAGCCGTTCGTCTGATGAAAAACCAGGGCCTGGTGCAACTCTCTACGGGCGACATGTTACGCGCCGCGGTCGCCAATCAGACCGAGATTGGCAAAAAAGCAAAAGAATTTATGGATGCCGGTAAGCTGGTCACGGATGAGATCGTGATCGGGATCATTGCCGACAGAATTGAAGAAGACGACTGCAAGGGCGGTTTTCTTCTGGACGGATTTCCCCGCACAGTGGCCCAGGCGGAAGCCCTGGACAAACTGCTGGCGGAAAAAGACCTGAAAGTCGATGCTGTCATCGAAATGAAGGTTAACGACGAATCTCTTGTTGACCGGATTACAGGACGCTATACATGTAGTAGCTGTAATCAGGGTTACCATGATACGAACCTCAAACCACAAGTAGCTGGCGTGTGTGACAGCTGTGGTTCTACGAATTTCACCCGCCGGGCGGATGATAACCGTGAAACGGTTGTTTCCCGACTGGCAACATATCACGCACAAACGGCGCCTTTGCTGCCCTACTATGCAGAAAAAGGTGTTTTGAAGACAATTGATGGTATGGCTGATATCAATGATGTCACCAACCAGATAAATGACGTATTAACAAACCTGTAG
- the rplO gene encoding 50S ribosomal protein L15: MKLNELANKPGSTKDRKRIGRGIGSGTGKTGGRGVKGQKSRSGVAIKGFEGGQMPIYQRLPKRGFNNINRKVFVPVNLGRLQEAIDAKKLDAKKAITIELLHAAGVVNGVKDGVRLLAKGELKSKVTIEVSGASAAAIAAVEKAGGKVTVTSPAVAEASE, encoded by the coding sequence ATGAAACTTAATGAATTAGCCAATAAGCCAGGCTCCACCAAAGACCGCAAACGCATTGGGCGTGGTATTGGTTCTGGCACCGGCAAAACCGGTGGACGCGGTGTAAAAGGCCAGAAGTCCCGTTCCGGTGTTGCAATTAAAGGCTTCGAAGGCGGTCAGATGCCGATTTATCAGCGTCTGCCAAAACGTGGCTTTAACAATATTAACCGCAAAGTATTTGTGCCGGTTAATCTTGGTCGGTTGCAGGAAGCTATTGACGCCAAGAAACTGGACGCCAAAAAAGCCATCACCATCGAACTGCTGCACGCAGCCGGTGTTGTTAATGGTGTTAAAGACGGCGTTCGTCTGTTGGCCAAAGGTGAACTGAAATCAAAAGTAACGATTGAAGTGTCCGGTGCATCAGCCGCTGCCATCGCAGCTGTTGAAAAAGCGGGCGGCAAGGTAACTGTAACGTCACCAGCCGTTGCGGAAGCTTCTGAATAA